Genomic DNA from Oscillospiraceae bacterium:
CCTGTTCATAAGTTTTTGAAAGATATACTCTGTTTTGGTCTTGATTTTTAACAAGATAATCAGTCAAGGTTCCGCTTTTTTTCTCAAAGCTACCCACTGCAAGACAAAGATATTTCTTTGTAAGCTCTCTGTTTTTGATTTTTTCGTTGAGAATACGCAAAGAAACGGCATTTTTAGCGGCAATTACTATTCCGCTTGTGTTTCTGTCTATACGGTTGCATAGGGCAGGAGTAAAGGAATTTTCGTCCTTGGGATTAAATTCTCCCTTTTTGTATAAATAAGCGCAAATATGATTTATAAGAGTGTTTACCTTTTCCTTTTCGTCCTCATGGCAAAGCATACCGCTTTTCTTGTTTACAAGTATTATATTTGAGTCCTCGTAAATTATGTCTATATCGGGAGTTACACAGGTAAAATCACGGGTATCTTCTTCAAAAAAGCTGTCGTTAAGATATACCCTTACAACATCGTTTTCTTGAAGACGGTAGT
This window encodes:
- a CDS encoding RluA family pseudouridine synthase, translating into MREFIINQNDSEQRLDKFLLKACRALPVSMLCKAVRNKDIKVNGKRTQINYRLQENDVVRVYLNDSFFEEDTRDFTCVTPDIDIIYEDSNIILVNKKSGMLCHEDEKEKVNTLINHICAYLYKKGEFNPKDENSFTPALCNRIDRNTSGIVIAAKNAVSLRILNEKIKNRELTKKYLCLAVGSFEKKSGTLTDYLVKNQDQNRVYLSKTYEQGSKTAVLKYWVKDEKNGLSLLEIDLITGRTHQIRAHFANRGH